A DNA window from Paenibacillus segetis contains the following coding sequences:
- a CDS encoding helix-turn-helix domain-containing protein, translating to MLLWTEGRVYHSGYRLGVTYNPEELLSDHESVPSVYCIVLIKEGTGILQVGDNIYPVIAPGIYSFNDKETVNLITGTTLRAESIRFRPSVVNYRLGDLIQVQHVEGQKMETTEIQDLWCMEPFIERTDGYYGGVPLDPTVAKHAEDLFHQIGQNLAEQSDINWPCRSRSFLMELLFLIRRLYQTTDFVPSVVPHAVPDSVKQVIEYLHTNYKQKIKLDNLTSIFHANKTTLNEHFKKSTGLSLIAYLNKIRMQMADSMLRNTTLPTTEIMERIGFHDDAHFLRNFRKYSGYSPAEYRSKYCWMLNGTS from the coding sequence ATGCTGCTTTGGACTGAAGGAAGGGTGTATCACTCCGGATATCGTTTAGGCGTTACCTATAATCCGGAGGAATTGCTATCTGATCATGAAAGTGTGCCCTCTGTGTATTGTATTGTTTTGATTAAGGAAGGAACGGGGATCTTACAGGTGGGAGACAATATATATCCCGTCATCGCACCGGGGATATATAGCTTTAACGATAAGGAAACAGTAAATCTTATTACAGGGACAACACTACGAGCAGAGTCCATACGCTTTCGACCCAGTGTAGTTAATTATCGCCTGGGTGACTTAATTCAAGTTCAGCATGTTGAAGGACAGAAGATGGAAACAACTGAAATTCAGGATTTATGGTGTATGGAGCCTTTTATCGAACGGACCGATGGTTATTATGGGGGGGTGCCACTTGACCCTACAGTCGCCAAGCATGCCGAGGATCTGTTTCATCAAATCGGTCAAAATTTAGCTGAGCAGTCTGATATCAATTGGCCTTGTCGAAGTCGTTCCTTTCTGATGGAACTGTTATTTTTAATTCGACGCTTATATCAAACTACGGATTTTGTGCCAAGCGTCGTACCCCATGCCGTACCCGATTCAGTCAAGCAGGTTATTGAATATTTACATACAAATTATAAGCAGAAGATCAAACTCGATAACTTAACTTCGATATTTCATGCGAATAAAACAACCCTAAACGAGCATTTCAAGAAATCAACCGGACTTTCCCTTATCGCCTACCTTAATAAAATCAGGATGCAAATGGCGGATTCCATGCTCCGAAATACGACGTTACCGACTACAGAGATTATGGAAAGGATCGGGTTTCATGATGATGCCCATTTTCTGCGGAATTTTCGGAAGTACTCCGGTTATTCCCCAGCTGAATACCGGAGTAAATATTGTTGGATGTTGAATGGAACGAGTTAA
- a CDS encoding ABC transporter ATP-binding protein: protein MSYLQLKGITKKFNDNTVLHDIHLNAAKGEMITLLGPSGCGKSTLLRCISGLTEIEEGSIILDERELTPLAPRDREVGMVFQSYGLFPNLNVSQNIGYGLKMKKIPKEQRTKNVNELLQLVDLSEKSNAYPHELSGGQQQRVALARSLAMQPKLMLLDEPLSALDAKIRKNLRMEIRQLQKRLMMTMIFVTHDQEEALMISDRICVMRDGVIVQEGSPEQIYSAPRTEFVARFIGNYNVLTPDQAMLLNGLVRVPGTSYAIRPESIILLPGEGAESAWNMASTSEMISATITAGYPTPALTGGDVPLYWKGKVISMIMLGNILRYSVESAGVLLSVDVLAGQGTFRPSEQSEVTLCVYTSQCIPLEKDGA from the coding sequence ATGAGTTATCTTCAGCTCAAAGGTATTACTAAGAAATTTAACGACAACACCGTACTTCACGATATTCACTTGAATGCAGCCAAGGGTGAAATGATTACCCTGCTCGGCCCTTCTGGCTGCGGCAAAAGTACCCTACTTCGCTGCATATCGGGGTTAACCGAGATTGAAGAAGGATCTATTATACTGGATGAACGTGAACTCACTCCCCTCGCTCCCCGCGATCGCGAAGTAGGGATGGTATTCCAGTCATATGGGCTGTTTCCTAATCTTAATGTGAGCCAGAATATCGGGTACGGTTTAAAGATGAAAAAAATCCCCAAGGAGCAGCGGACGAAGAACGTAAATGAGTTATTGCAGCTCGTCGATCTATCGGAGAAAAGTAATGCTTATCCGCATGAACTGTCCGGCGGGCAGCAACAACGAGTAGCGCTTGCGAGATCCCTAGCTATGCAACCGAAGCTAATGCTACTGGACGAACCACTTAGCGCACTTGATGCGAAAATCCGCAAAAATTTGCGAATGGAAATCCGTCAGTTGCAGAAACGATTAATGATGACGATGATCTTCGTTACTCATGATCAAGAGGAAGCACTCATGATCTCAGATCGTATTTGTGTTATGCGAGATGGAGTCATTGTTCAAGAGGGTAGTCCAGAACAAATTTATTCAGCCCCACGCACTGAGTTTGTAGCGAGATTCATAGGCAACTATAATGTGCTGACACCGGATCAAGCAATGCTATTGAACGGATTGGTCCGGGTACCGGGTACAAGCTATGCTATCCGTCCTGAGTCCATTATCCTGCTGCCAGGCGAAGGGGCAGAGTCTGCATGGAACATGGCTAGCACTAGCGAAATGATCAGTGCCACTATAACCGCTGGTTACCCAACGCCGGCGCTGACTGGTGGAGATGTCCCGCTGTATTGGAAAGGTAAAGTTATATCCATGATTATGCTCGGTAACATCCTCAGATATAGCGTGGAGTCGGCAGGTGTTCTGCTGTCTGTCGATGTACTTGCTGGTCAGGGGACCTTTCGGCCAAGTGAACAATCAGAGGTTACGCTATGTGTGTATACTTCACAATGCATTCCTTTGGAGAAGGATGGTGCCTGA
- a CDS encoding YkoP family protein: MKTASRYKRSIQGLWMGWERVFEWSTTLRSSYSGNFGICKMFVTKYHGKDIQCEDGTVIQSGDWVGELHLDNHKILHMLQAKGANRVALSVARMARVSLRDICAEMITDPKLSQVKALQGITLLHRGIIHGLGFETHPLERGKFKAFTTSYLRVLLSVFHPSSRERINPHSEKLVPMRLVLSRDSLIDRFSEKQEEYVG; the protein is encoded by the coding sequence ATGAAGACAGCTTCACGTTATAAACGCTCCATACAAGGCTTATGGATGGGGTGGGAACGTGTATTTGAATGGTCGACCACACTCAGGTCGAGTTACTCAGGAAACTTTGGTATATGTAAAATGTTCGTGACGAAATATCACGGGAAAGACATTCAATGTGAGGATGGAACTGTTATTCAATCGGGAGATTGGGTCGGGGAGCTTCATTTAGATAATCATAAAATATTACATATGCTACAGGCTAAGGGGGCTAATCGAGTTGCGTTATCCGTTGCCCGAATGGCACGTGTCTCATTACGAGATATTTGCGCGGAAATGATCACAGACCCGAAGCTTAGTCAGGTCAAAGCACTACAAGGAATTACATTGTTACATAGAGGAATAATTCATGGATTAGGTTTTGAGACTCACCCGCTTGAAAGGGGTAAATTCAAAGCGTTCACTACTTCATATCTGCGTGTATTACTAAGTGTCTTCCATCCAAGCAGTCGAGAGCGAATCAACCCTCATTCAGAGAAACTAGTCCCGATGAGGCTTGTCTTGAGTAGGGATTCACTCATCGACCGCTTTTCCGAAAAACAAGAAGAATATGTCGGTTAA
- a CDS encoding ABC transporter ATP-binding protein: protein MIQETQDQHITTEVSVPSKVNNVPPALEVSGISKAFSHRRRETSVLDNVSLTVEQQEFVSIIGPSGCGKSTLFHIIGGLVKPDVGVIKMNGNTVTGQRGKISYMPQQPALFPWRTIEDNVLLGSELKGAANDLAREAARHWLEKVGLGGFERAYPHMLSGGMQQRAAFLRALLAPQELMLLDEPFSALDALTRSEMQSWLLKLWEENRRSVLFITHNIEEALLLSGSIYVFSGRPGSILHKIEVPFPRPRREEIADSPEFLKLKRQLSEWMREEQAKSRTPLA from the coding sequence ATGATTCAAGAAACGCAAGATCAGCACATAACAACTGAAGTCTCGGTCCCATCCAAGGTGAATAACGTACCACCCGCCCTTGAAGTAAGCGGCATCTCCAAAGCGTTCTCGCACCGTCGGCGTGAGACAAGTGTACTCGATAACGTTTCACTCACCGTAGAACAGCAGGAATTCGTCTCGATTATTGGTCCTTCGGGCTGTGGCAAGAGCACTTTATTTCATATTATCGGAGGTTTGGTTAAGCCGGATGTCGGAGTCATCAAGATGAATGGGAATACGGTCACAGGACAACGTGGCAAGATCAGTTATATGCCGCAGCAACCTGCGCTGTTCCCATGGCGGACTATTGAGGATAACGTATTGCTTGGTAGCGAACTCAAAGGTGCTGCTAATGATCTTGCACGTGAAGCTGCTAGGCATTGGTTGGAAAAGGTCGGCTTAGGTGGGTTCGAAAGGGCTTATCCGCATATGCTGTCAGGTGGTATGCAGCAACGGGCTGCATTCTTGAGGGCATTATTAGCCCCACAGGAACTTATGCTACTCGATGAGCCCTTCAGTGCACTTGATGCGCTGACCCGTAGCGAAATGCAGAGCTGGCTACTAAAGCTGTGGGAGGAGAACCGCCGCTCCGTTTTGTTTATTACTCATAATATCGAAGAAGCGCTGCTGCTCTCGGGTAGTATCTATGTATTTTCCGGTCGTCCGGGTTCGATCTTGCACAAGATTGAAGTTCCATTCCCAAGGCCACGTCGGGAAGAGATTGCTGATTCCCCTGAGTTCCTGAAGCTCAAGCGACAATTGTCGGAATGGATGCGGGAAGAGCAGGCTAAGAGCAGAACTCCACTGGCTTAA
- a CDS encoding DUF3999 family protein: MRKKQALIRKGKGILIVVVTLLGSLFFYVGDGVSVHSAEQDGQQDWQFSKPLNFEANGSSYRAVFLDEQVYAGATQDLRDLRIVDGKGQLVPYYIDSGYEESAERQVKYASELVGTVKKEKDTSVLDFKVTPLGEHVDIQGNILTISLPQDYFLKHVEVFGSYDAAAWEFVQKGDLYRTESLKKDTIDLSDTYTYSYYRLKILNNVEGLDFSQLQLSYNTSAIQWQDYQKSAKPTYEMKQKPGSTDIIIQNADHLKIKEVQLLAAGNFKRNYEVLGPDEEHIETEGVAELFRLNFKDATIADTTITAALPITSSSFKVRINNQDDLPLDISDIQIKYNLDKVVFEDRGSESYHLLYGNDNVVKPQYDIVNFKSHIEQEGVALGSLGEQMVISEETKEPAPAPKGFASKPWFSGVIIVISVVLIGLIGNKLRRT, translated from the coding sequence ATGAGAAAGAAACAAGCGTTGATTCGCAAGGGTAAGGGTATTCTGATCGTAGTTGTGACCTTACTAGGGAGCCTTTTCTTCTATGTAGGTGATGGGGTCAGCGTACATTCTGCTGAACAAGATGGGCAGCAAGACTGGCAGTTCTCCAAACCGCTAAATTTCGAAGCAAATGGCAGTTCATACCGCGCTGTGTTTCTAGATGAACAAGTATATGCGGGTGCGACCCAAGATTTAAGGGACCTGAGGATCGTGGACGGGAAGGGACAGCTTGTTCCATACTACATCGATAGCGGCTACGAAGAATCCGCAGAACGTCAGGTGAAGTATGCCTCTGAACTAGTAGGTACAGTCAAGAAAGAAAAGGATACCTCGGTGCTAGATTTCAAGGTGACCCCTCTTGGGGAGCATGTAGATATCCAAGGGAATATCTTGACGATATCTCTACCACAGGATTATTTTCTGAAGCATGTAGAGGTGTTCGGGAGTTACGACGCAGCGGCATGGGAATTTGTACAGAAGGGTGATCTGTATAGGACCGAATCGCTGAAAAAAGACACGATCGACCTGAGTGATACGTATACCTATAGTTATTACCGTTTAAAAATATTAAACAATGTAGAGGGCTTAGATTTCTCTCAACTACAATTGAGTTACAACACCTCGGCCATACAATGGCAGGATTATCAAAAAAGTGCCAAGCCAACTTATGAAATGAAGCAGAAGCCTGGCTCCACGGATATTATCATACAGAACGCGGACCATTTGAAGATCAAAGAGGTGCAGCTTTTGGCTGCAGGGAATTTTAAGCGAAACTATGAGGTATTAGGTCCGGATGAGGAGCACATCGAAACAGAAGGAGTTGCGGAGTTGTTCCGCCTGAATTTCAAAGATGCGACTATCGCTGACACTACGATCACTGCGGCTCTGCCGATTACCTCATCTAGTTTCAAAGTTAGAATCAACAATCAGGATGACTTGCCGTTAGATATTTCAGATATTCAGATTAAATATAATCTGGATAAGGTTGTTTTTGAAGACCGAGGATCTGAGTCTTATCATTTACTGTATGGAAATGATAATGTAGTCAAACCACAGTATGATATCGTGAACTTTAAAAGTCATATCGAGCAAGAGGGTGTGGCGCTTGGATCACTTGGAGAGCAGATGGTTATATCAGAGGAGACAAAGGAACCTGCCCCAGCGCCAAAAGGGTTCGCATCGAAGCCGTGGTTCAGCGGAGTGATTATCGTGATCTCCGTGGTGTTAATTGGGCTTATCGGTAACAAGCTGAGACGAACCTGA
- a CDS encoding DUF2339 domain-containing protein encodes MKEFRDTLFSIQDSQKKLIKEYQILIEEYESHDLIRENEVIRQKLEEYKLRVNSLQAKLKQMETENGGLRQALTEQMIDEKMNMIGVSREKVNTYFGTKQGAHMNRLEAVEYKVKNDLQQLYDRAQRHLGDSKEQITAKLEAVSTELEQRLWHHRQQLADTEKRIHHDSTSALDQLAAEDISEETMQRRIKQNQIEMKIGLNWINKIGILLIIFGVGAAFKFSYSTWFNGYMKGSAFFLLGALMLAGGEWLFRKGRGTFALGLLGGGISVLYGSIFYSYFLLEIIGIYTGLGLSVLVTVAAALLSLRYQSRTICSLALVGGYLPLFSYMQAFGLQGNAVYIAMFYLLLLNGFMLLISVRKRWVIVNYISFLLNAPSMLALISRGESESISMIYAIITFLMYLGITLWYPFKYRSKLSWWDFSLLALNTIISCGTLYTLLADAKLNDFKGLLALIFCLVYMALGRLAFKYLEQEKEARLLFYGTSLTFALLMIPFQFGIQWVALGWLIEGMILTIFGSRSLSKSLERVGWGIVGLCLCAFILTDLGNYLFMDREHFALKYSSISIGLLLISLYYAYRHREKEAFLSHKRWEITIISVSKYVALVNLWFYLLYELNQVYRLIVPQDFAQYGFYRTLLIAFITILLAYSVTKVNVLYDQFVKYYSLSLNMVGYFLCICVTLFIPTLQSDYSQNTLSHYLALFILIGFNVFVFLSGRDLLMTLIRREFKNIELYSTILGVYLLGILTAFLSIQFRLGDVALVFSLMYLLLAISYIMYGFRNKYVYIRRMGLGLTLFSTGKMLLYDLSYLTTGSKIIAYFCFGLLLLAISYIYQRVSSKMGEHHEKETSVDSQG; translated from the coding sequence ATGAAAGAATTCAGGGATACTTTATTTTCCATTCAAGATAGTCAGAAAAAGCTGATCAAGGAATATCAGATACTAATCGAGGAATATGAATCACATGATCTGATTCGTGAGAATGAAGTGATCCGTCAGAAGCTTGAGGAATATAAGCTACGAGTTAACTCGTTACAAGCTAAATTGAAGCAAATGGAAACGGAGAACGGTGGATTACGTCAAGCTCTAACTGAACAAATGATCGACGAGAAGATGAATATGATTGGGGTTTCGAGAGAAAAAGTGAATACTTATTTCGGAACGAAGCAAGGCGCTCATATGAATCGGTTGGAGGCTGTGGAATATAAGGTTAAGAATGACCTTCAGCAATTGTATGACCGGGCTCAGCGCCATTTAGGTGATAGTAAAGAACAAATAACGGCGAAGCTGGAAGCAGTATCTACTGAATTGGAACAACGATTATGGCATCACCGTCAGCAGTTGGCAGATACGGAGAAGCGGATTCATCATGACAGTACAAGTGCATTGGATCAGTTAGCAGCGGAAGATATCAGCGAAGAAACGATGCAACGAAGAATCAAACAGAATCAAATCGAGATGAAGATCGGATTGAACTGGATCAACAAAATTGGCATTCTCCTCATTATTTTTGGGGTAGGGGCTGCTTTCAAATTTTCATATTCTACATGGTTTAACGGATACATGAAGGGGAGCGCCTTCTTCTTGCTGGGAGCATTAATGCTTGCGGGAGGGGAGTGGTTGTTTCGCAAAGGGAGAGGAACCTTTGCATTAGGGTTACTTGGTGGTGGAATTTCCGTATTGTATGGGTCGATCTTTTACAGTTATTTTCTACTGGAGATTATCGGTATCTATACAGGGTTAGGCCTATCGGTACTGGTGACAGTAGCCGCGGCCTTGTTATCGCTAAGATATCAATCACGGACCATCTGCTCGTTGGCGCTGGTTGGTGGCTACTTACCATTGTTCTCCTATATGCAGGCATTTGGCCTTCAAGGAAATGCAGTTTACATAGCTATGTTTTACTTACTTCTTTTAAATGGCTTCATGTTATTGATTTCAGTTAGAAAGCGTTGGGTCATTGTGAATTACATCAGCTTTCTATTGAATGCTCCTTCCATGCTGGCATTGATATCGCGTGGTGAGAGCGAATCTATAAGTATGATTTATGCCATTATTACATTCCTGATGTATCTTGGCATCACGCTGTGGTATCCATTTAAGTATCGTTCGAAGCTATCCTGGTGGGACTTCTCCCTACTAGCGCTCAATACAATCATTAGTTGTGGAACCTTGTACACCCTGTTAGCTGATGCTAAATTGAACGATTTTAAGGGTTTGCTGGCATTGATTTTCTGTTTGGTTTATATGGCGCTAGGTCGACTTGCATTTAAATATCTGGAGCAGGAAAAGGAGGCAAGACTGCTATTCTATGGGACTTCGCTTACATTCGCGCTGCTTATGATTCCATTCCAGTTCGGCATCCAGTGGGTAGCACTTGGCTGGCTTATCGAGGGAATGATCTTAACGATATTTGGTAGTCGTAGCTTATCTAAATCATTGGAGAGAGTCGGCTGGGGAATCGTAGGGTTGTGTCTATGTGCCTTTATACTTACTGATCTAGGCAATTATTTATTTATGGACAGGGAGCATTTTGCTCTGAAATATAGCTCGATCTCTATAGGGTTGTTACTCATTTCATTGTATTATGCATACCGTCATAGGGAGAAGGAGGCTTTCCTGAGCCACAAGCGGTGGGAGATCACGATCATTTCCGTGTCTAAATATGTAGCCCTTGTTAACCTATGGTTCTATTTACTATATGAACTGAACCAAGTGTACCGCTTGATAGTGCCTCAAGACTTTGCCCAGTATGGGTTCTATCGAACATTACTCATTGCCTTTATTACAATACTTCTCGCATACTCAGTAACCAAGGTAAATGTGTTATATGACCAATTCGTCAAATATTACAGCTTATCCCTCAATATGGTGGGGTACTTCCTCTGTATATGCGTGACTTTATTTATTCCGACGCTGCAGTCTGATTATAGTCAGAACACGCTGTCGCATTATCTGGCATTGTTTATACTAATCGGCTTTAATGTGTTTGTATTTTTAAGTGGTAGAGATTTACTCATGACGTTGATTCGCCGGGAATTTAAGAACATAGAGTTATATTCCACGATTTTGGGAGTTTATCTGCTGGGCATCCTTACTGCTTTCTTGAGTATCCAATTCCGGCTTGGGGATGTTGCATTGGTATTCAGTCTGATGTATCTACTGCTTGCCATCTCCTATATCATGTACGGCTTCCGCAATAAATACGTATATATTCGGCGAATGGGGCTGGGTTTAACGTTATTTTCCACGGGAAAAATGCTGTTGTACGACTTGAGCTACCTAACTACCGGTAGCAAGATCATTGCCTATTTCTGCTTTGGCCTGCTGCTACTTGCCATATCTTATATTTATCAGAGAGTATCAAGTAAGATGGGGGAGCATCATGAGAAAGAAACAAGCGTTGATTCGCAAGGGTAA
- a CDS encoding DeoR/GlpR family DNA-binding transcription regulator encodes MSILAEQRQQIIMEQLRSAGQVKVLSLAERLGVSEETVRRDLKQLENDGLLKRVYGGAIPQKYSNFEPPYLQRQALRIDIKQRIGEAAAELVKSGDTIAVDVGTTLLEFAKAIQGLQRLTILTNSLAVSFCLMESLNMGRFTGRVIVIGGELNPEQQSLSGVTGEEMMKQFTVDKAFLSAGGITTQRGVSDYDIHESRMSKLFAESADEVIVLADHSKLGHDAFVQIIPLEAAHIIISNTPPPETWLPVLNEYQMRWIQA; translated from the coding sequence TTGTCCATTCTGGCAGAGCAACGTCAGCAGATCATTATGGAACAGCTAAGAAGTGCTGGGCAAGTAAAAGTATTGTCCCTCGCCGAACGACTTGGCGTCTCAGAAGAAACCGTGCGAAGGGACCTGAAGCAATTGGAGAACGACGGTCTGCTGAAACGTGTTTATGGTGGTGCTATTCCGCAAAAATATAGTAATTTTGAGCCTCCATATCTCCAACGTCAGGCACTGCGGATAGATATCAAACAACGGATTGGTGAGGCTGCAGCCGAGCTAGTTAAATCCGGTGACACCATTGCCGTCGATGTCGGTACTACCTTACTAGAATTCGCAAAAGCGATTCAAGGTCTTCAGCGTCTTACGATCCTGACAAATTCACTCGCCGTGTCTTTTTGCTTGATGGAGTCGCTGAATATGGGCCGTTTTACGGGAAGAGTTATTGTCATCGGAGGAGAATTAAATCCTGAACAGCAATCACTCTCAGGTGTAACGGGAGAAGAGATGATGAAGCAATTCACTGTAGATAAGGCATTTCTCTCTGCTGGAGGGATAACCACGCAGCGAGGAGTCAGCGATTACGATATCCATGAATCCCGTATGTCTAAGCTGTTTGCCGAATCGGCAGATGAAGTCATTGTGCTTGCCGATCATAGTAAGCTTGGTCATGATGCCTTCGTACAGATCATTCCGCTGGAAGCCGCACATATCATCATCAGTAACACACCTCCTCCTGAGACCTGGCTTCCCGTGCTGAATGAATACCAAATGAGATGGATACAGGCTTGA
- a CDS encoding alkaline phosphatase family protein, translated as MVNQNGNSGMGGKRTEAGARLITVVLDGLRYQGATQWLGYVEHLVESGHAARYKVISELPSLSRPLYEVLLTGTPACENGITSNQVVRLSGEESIFHLAKNAGLITAAAAYHWVSELYNKAPFNPLRDRHQHDEQLPIMHGSFYFEDHYPDSHLFADAEFLRQTYNPDFLYVHSMNIDDAGHRFGGGSKEYEGSVRIVDSILALAVPQWIAAGYTIIITADHGMTVSGQHGGTTPEEREVALYGIGQPFEPGVYEEPIPQLAIAPLMAGLLDFAPSPRMKPTPIIPGLHVPAFGSV; from the coding sequence ATGGTGAATCAAAATGGTAATAGTGGAATGGGTGGAAAAAGAACGGAAGCTGGGGCTCGTCTGATTACTGTTGTTCTGGATGGACTCCGCTATCAAGGGGCTACACAATGGTTGGGTTATGTAGAACATCTAGTCGAATCAGGGCATGCCGCCCGCTACAAAGTAATCTCCGAGCTTCCCAGTTTGTCACGTCCTCTATATGAAGTATTATTAACTGGAACACCCGCGTGTGAGAATGGAATTACCTCCAATCAGGTTGTAAGACTTAGTGGAGAGGAAAGCATATTTCATCTTGCAAAAAATGCAGGCCTCATCACCGCCGCCGCGGCTTATCACTGGGTGAGTGAGCTTTACAATAAGGCGCCGTTCAATCCCCTGCGGGATCGTCACCAGCATGATGAACAGCTTCCGATTATGCACGGATCGTTCTATTTCGAGGATCATTATCCAGATTCGCATCTGTTTGCTGACGCTGAATTCCTGAGACAAACCTACAATCCTGACTTTCTGTATGTGCACTCGATGAACATTGATGATGCCGGGCATCGCTTTGGGGGCGGAAGCAAGGAATATGAGGGTTCTGTACGCATTGTAGATAGTATTCTAGCCTTGGCTGTGCCCCAGTGGATCGCTGCTGGGTATACCATAATCATTACAGCAGATCACGGGATGACTGTATCAGGACAACACGGTGGAACCACACCAGAAGAACGCGAGGTTGCTTTATATGGAATCGGGCAACCCTTTGAGCCTGGAGTGTATGAGGAACCCATCCCACAACTAGCCATCGCTCCGCTCATGGCAGGATTACTGGATTTTGCTCCATCTCCGCGAATGAAGCCAACCCCGATAATCCCGGGTCTACACGTGCCAGCTTTCGGAAGTGTATGA
- a CDS encoding class I SAM-dependent methyltransferase encodes MANISFEIISGLLITATLFAVLSIVYTSWRNGISPMPTSAPVRREVTSAMKRIGKARNIVEAGSGWGTLALHLSGQDVNFRITGIENSLIPLWVSRLFARLNSADNVTFIRGDLYAYSYKQADVILCYLYPSAMKRLSSIFREQLVPGTKIISICFALPGWEPREVITCRDMYRTKVYIYEVVL; translated from the coding sequence ATGGCGAACATCAGCTTTGAAATCATATCAGGTTTGTTGATCACAGCCACCTTATTTGCGGTGCTGTCCATTGTGTATACAAGCTGGAGGAACGGCATCTCTCCCATGCCAACGTCCGCTCCCGTGCGGCGGGAGGTAACGTCAGCGATGAAACGAATAGGCAAAGCGCGGAATATTGTGGAGGCAGGTTCTGGTTGGGGAACACTTGCGTTGCATTTATCGGGTCAGGACGTGAACTTCCGAATTACAGGGATCGAGAACTCACTCATCCCCCTGTGGGTGTCCCGGTTGTTCGCTCGATTGAATTCAGCGGACAACGTTACTTTTATACGAGGCGATCTATATGCTTATTCCTATAAGCAAGCTGACGTTATTTTGTGTTATCTTTATCCGAGTGCTATGAAGCGGTTGAGCTCTATTTTTCGCGAACAGCTTGTACCGGGGACTAAGATAATTAGCATCTGTTTCGCTCTACCGGGTTGGGAACCGAGAGAAGTTATCACGTGTAGAGATATGTATCGGACAAAGGTTTATATTTATGAGGTCGTGCTATAA
- a CDS encoding alpha/beta hydrolase, whose product MKLFKALLCVLVILLVVGVGQQTSIAASSNNPRTSSTMNVKFYSESLKKDMNLNVYLPPNYDAQDKYPVLYVLHSYKLNENHWFNDLKITEKADELIASGKIEPMIIVAPRIDNSFGVNSSEQTGFIKESGNPTDEGVLYTGKYEDYVTNDVISYVDTHFNTIKSRQSRYIGGTSMGGFSALHIGLRHPGLFSKIGGHSPALFVGEMWAPLEKLVFPTKEARQNNDPIALAASQKLNKVSIYVDYGDQDDFKEAGKKLDQVLKGQKVKSYEFHLGPGGHHDDAYWSSQMENYLLFYGGIDQD is encoded by the coding sequence ATGAAGTTATTTAAAGCCCTTTTATGTGTGTTGGTGATCCTACTCGTTGTAGGAGTAGGGCAGCAGACCAGTATCGCTGCGTCGTCCAATAACCCCCGGACCTCCTCAACTATGAACGTTAAGTTTTATAGTGAATCACTGAAAAAGGACATGAATTTAAATGTTTATTTGCCACCCAATTACGATGCTCAAGATAAATACCCTGTTTTGTATGTGTTACATTCTTATAAGCTGAATGAGAACCATTGGTTTAATGACTTGAAAATTACGGAGAAAGCCGATGAATTGATCGCCAGTGGCAAGATCGAGCCGATGATCATCGTCGCCCCAAGAATCGATAACAGCTTTGGTGTCAATTCCTCCGAACAAACGGGCTTTATTAAGGAGAGCGGCAATCCTACAGATGAAGGGGTTTTATATACCGGTAAGTATGAGGACTATGTAACAAATGATGTGATATCGTACGTGGATACCCATTTTAATACAATCAAGTCACGGCAGAGTCGTTATATCGGCGGTACATCCATGGGGGGATTTTCTGCACTTCATATTGGACTTCGTCATCCGGGGTTGTTCAGCAAAATAGGGGGGCATTCCCCTGCTTTGTTCGTCGGAGAGATGTGGGCTCCTTTAGAAAAGCTGGTGTTCCCGACGAAAGAGGCAAGACAAAATAACGATCCTATCGCGCTAGCCGCAAGTCAGAAGTTGAATAAAGTAAGTATTTACGTAGACTATGGTGACCAAGATGATTTTAAGGAAGCGGGCAAGAAATTAGACCAAGTGTTGAAGGGGCAAAAAGTAAAATCCTATGAATTCCATCTGGGCCCAGGCGGTCATCATGACGATGCTTATTGGAGCAGTCAAATGGAGAATTACCTCTTGTTTTATGGTGGTATAGATCAAGACTAA